In Halichondria panicea chromosome 9, odHalPani1.1, whole genome shotgun sequence, a genomic segment contains:
- the LOC135342018 gene encoding uncharacterized protein LOC135342018, producing MWAGRASITSSLFAVLLGAQLVCVTLGQVESTMRWVKAADNTALCNDRTRAGFFISRNRNNTDPRSGKWVIFLESGSLCYSNDTCNRRFFNSKTRRTYDARTPSDAPRFPPFGRFDPQLAWDNTVNNIDSPEDPETVINPLMSSMKCFNTSSQFPDGFEINGTDFFDRNDQYNKLFPAHNHVIIPYCSSDLWLGDEQEGTECDCFNFTCFDFNPSSAGLQFTFRGKKIFQSIINQLVNGHGMGMATEIVLSGSSAGGVGVVNHAQWLQRQLQPNAELFVIFDSAWFINFQDSIYRIFDGTASRTESREQRENNRRLLGILKSNEACNDTSLGFPCCISAHCMFTTVNTTGSLRYFPEDVRVFAISSIYDVFLLVPAAQQVFDESNELRRNASTQSLGTTAADVDEEGVSADFIINFLRLLGEYGGAMNTTIIDSLNQFDNLAVYLPQCMQHVYLATSTLRGEPNSVLGNDGINIDRDVLQFRHTIEQGRWNSSNLANTPTERNRTITIQGALLDWYMRIDNSNINSYQYRATCQGPYCHPGVCPDRLTLLNAGQNNWPPWSKVLIACLIMGLSVISLFMKMLFVVWLYRLERKQDAYLDILDQRRGEAEEDVLGFPRCEEEDAIAVSCLDIHYSVSFRAKKAVKDEKKDQTAPIVLNNIANTSSDSDSEPEESSRSSRLFSLSGASIRRSGRHKTTRNRASALLRRTSHFVLPETSRRKRSNADLKRHKFSKKGSVPPHLAGKSIPPVCSDSQTPEAACMHEVEVEKEVFGYRKKKILKAVSVYFNPGEMIGVMGPSGCGKTTFLDLMTGRRKTGTFQGEIYVNGIPMDEIRDWYVANTGYVLQLATPYYEELTVRENLTLAAQMKLPKTFTLKEKFERIEQVVEVTGLTKLAETVVGGATGPGLSGGQKRRLAVALQLLKMPSIIFLDEPTSGLDATGSFELLSHLNKLADSNRTVVLTIHQPRLEIFHMFDRLVLLSDGKVAYHGAPEKAYEVFVNALTARYLEQGLVIPELEDHNPADVIMDMLGNQKMRQIITDHYQMSDEPRLVKRAITAARWKEYSTSINSLDTISNTFSYALFGSKKVARRQADLFTRMATLEARGSKRGFVFFLPFMFFAFGFVLGTVYLQQLEPLYIISGVCVFSVASGLFMFPAMYPYYQRALQVYSYEKADGVGRSVDLVLQGFIRFSALSVLPAIISASILYLMLINAQAYNALAFLQVVLVNVALSQCWISLLIALICAIPNTAFRVSSGISAVAGFTSGFFIPVEQLGWWWRWLVYINPNYYAVSSVAVFVLSDFQAPCPGSEFDCFLQSGTQILQQFNFDQVNPYIHLTVILFFTIFYLFLAIFANWVRHTSISSKLKRFKAILFRKSSDMLSKEFDKNPDEFARSFSMDVSLDDPSQGPEKDPAVMLTSPLSPIGEADEDDASEAMTPHTKAAINWRSMADRTLTRLEAEGGLHPQEHPVIEEQEKATGWAKVQKKVRINDDRPQRPTMIPLKSEDNEKSAYLREGDSHRVWRPKKAPQLADLVSDLLKKEKTKQSSEPSVSATTPVGPRFLALTPTAASRSNLKARQKTVFNRVLATQVLLRETTDELLKEDEDQQLKPHISLLEASKKITANIKKQRSADEDARGDEFSSVVRSCLNKMRSGDGSMDASTPNDNLGAKGFSNGVRRRGSKKGAVPLKKWKHLARKETQAQIGKNPVYDRTISEYPLRAMPETTVTSHKALGRSTSAGTVPADESSFGITLVEPGSSSAHPTADSTINITITNPGDTTPPAHQLLMKKDSHGVIKPSKMAQLKGAVGRRGSAGLSRQTPIDLEASLTSSITPLIQNRDSDSPEGVEMGVASGTGKRLLLNDPPQKILGRSPSPDSLGKNVTSTML from the exons ATGTGGGCTGGACGAGCTAGCATCACAAGCAGCCTGTTTGCTGTGCTTCTGGGCGCTCAGCTGGTGTGTGTGACCCTAGGCCAAGTGGAGTCAACTATGAGATGGGTGAAAGCTGCAGATAACACTGCTTTGTGCAATGACCGAACTAGAGCTGGCTTTTTCATCAGTAGGAACAGAAACAATACTGACCCACGTTCTGgaaagtgggtaattttcCTGGAGAGTGGAAGCCTGTGTTACTCTAATGATACCTGCAACAGGCGCTTCTTCAACAGTAAG acacgtcGGACGTATGATGCCAGGACTCCATCAGATGCACCGAGATTTCCTCCTTTCGGTCGGTTCGACCCACAGCTGGCATGGGACAACACTGTCAACAATATCGACAGCCCAGAGGACCCGGAAACAGTTATTAACCCCCTGATGAGCTCCATGAAATGCTTCAATACAAGCAGCCAATTTCCTGATGGCTTTGAG ATTAACGGCACTGACTTCTTTGATCGTAATGACCAATACAACAAGCTATTCCCTGCACACAACCACGTCATCATTCCCTACTGCTCCTCCGATCTGTGGCTGGGAGATGAGCAAGAAGGAACAGAATGCGACTGTTTCAATTTCACTTGCTTCGACTTTAATCCTTCTTCTGCAGGCCTTCAATTTACGTTCCGAGGGAAGAAAATATTTCAGTCGATTATCAATCAATTGGTGAATGGTCATGGTATGGGAATGGCCACAGAAATAGTGCTGTCCGGTTCGAGTgctggtggtgtgggtgtggtcaaccaCGCCCAGTGGTTGCAAAGACAGCTGCAACCAAACGCGGAACTGTTTGTCATTTTTGATTCTGCATGGTTTATCAACTTTCAAG ACTCCATCTATCGGATATTCGATGGAACTGCCAGTCGGACAGAGTCTCGAGAGCAGAGGGAGAACAACCGTCGACTACTCGGCATACTCAAGTCCAACGAGGCATGTAATGACACCTCTCTCGGGTTCCCCTGCTGTATCTCCGCCCACTGCATGTTCACCACG GTGAACACCACCGGGTCCCTGCGTTACTTTCCCGAGGATGTTAGAGTGTTTGCTATCTCCAGCATCTACGACGTGTTCCTCCTCGTGCCAGCTGCTCAACAG GTGTTCGATGAGAGCAATGAGTTGCGTCGAAACGCTTCTACTCAAAGTCTGGGCACCACAGCAGCTGACGTGGATGAAGAAGGAGTGAGTGCAGACTTTATCATCAACTTCCTGCGATTGCTCGGAGAATACGGGGGAGCCATGAACACCACCATCATCGACTCTCTCAACCAG TTTGACAATCTTGCGGTGTACCTGCCTCAGTGTATGCAGCACGTCTACCTGGCCACCTCCACTCTCAGAGGAGAACCAAATAGTGTCCTTGGCAACGATGGAATCAACATTGACCGAGATGTTCTTCAATTTCG GCACACCATTGAGCAAGGTCGCTGGAACTCATCTAACCTTGCAAACACTCCTACTGAACGAAATCGTACCATCACCATCCAG GGTGCGCTGTTGGACTGGTACATGCGCATTGACAACAGCAACATCAATTCGTATCAGTACCGTGCCACCTGTCAGGGCCCCTACTGCCACCCTGGTGTATGCCCCGATAGGCTCACCCTACTCAATGCTGGTCAAAATAACTGGCCACCTTGGTCCAAGGTCCTCATTGCCTGTCTCATTATGGGCCTCTCTGTCATCAGTCTGTTCATGAAG ATGTTGTTTGTGGTGTGGCTCTACCGTCTCGAGAGAAAGCAGGATGCATACTTGGATATTTTGGACCAGCGCCGCGGTGAGGCGGAAGAGGACGTCCTAGGA TTTCCTAGATGTGAAGAAGAAGACGCCATCGCAGTATCCTGTCTGGACATTCACTACTCCGTGTCATTCCGAGCAAAAAAGGCAGTAAAAGACGAAAAAAAAGACCAGACAGCTCCAATTGTGCTCAACAACATTGCCAATACATCCAGTGACTCGGATAGTGAGCCAGAAG AGTCAAGTCGCTCATCACGCTTGTTTAGCCTCTCAGGGGCCAGCATCAGACGCAGTGGGCGTCATAAGACCACACGAAACCGTGCCTCTGCTCTGCTTCGACGCACATCTCACTTTGTGCTCCCTGAAACTTCTCGGAGGAAAAGATCCAATGCT GACCTGAAGAGACATAAGTTCTCCAAGAAAGGATCAGTGCCTCCTCACCTTGCCGGGAAGAGTATCCCTCCAGTGTGCTCAGACTCTCAG ACGCCTgaggctgcatgcatgcatgaggttGAGGTAGAGAAGGAAGTGTTCGGCTATCGAAAGAAGAAAATTTTGAAAGCCGTCTCAGTCTATTTCAACCCCGGGGAAATGATTGGTGTGATGGGTCCTTCTGGATGTGGCAAGACCACTTTCCTCGACCTCATGACTGGCCGAAGGAAGACAGGAACTTTTCAG GGGGAGATCTACGTGAACGGCATTCCAATGGATGAGATTCGTGACTGGTATGTGGCTAATACTGGGTACGTCCTCCAGTTGGCCACACCTTATTACGAAGAGCTCACTGTGAGAGAAAACTTGACACTGGCCGCTCAGATGAAGCTACCCAAGACGTTCACACTCAAAGAGAAGTTTGAGAGGATAGAACAAGTAGTGGAAGTG ACTGGACTAACCAAGCTAGCTGAAACagtggtgggtggagctacCGGTCCCGGTCTCAGTGGTGGCCAGAAAAGACGACTTGCTGTTGCCCTACAGCTGTTGAAAATGCCCAGTATTATCTTTTTGGATGAACCAACATCGG GTCTCGATGCCACCGGTTCATTTGAACTCCTCTCTCACCTGAACAAGCTGGCTGACTCCAACCGCACAGTGGTCCTCACTATCCATCAGCCACGACTCGAGATATTCCACATGTTCGACAGACTAGTACTGCTCTCAGACGGAAAG GTTGCCTACCACGGAGCCCCTGAGAAGGCCTACGAAGTGTTCGTCAATGCCTTGACTGCACGCTACCTGGAACAAGGTCTGGTCATCCCTGAGCTGGAGGACCACAATCCTGCAG ATGTTATCATGGACATGTTGGGAAACCAGAAGATGAGACAGATAATCACCGATCACTACCAAATGTCAGATGAGCCACGGCTTGTGAAGAGGGCTATCACTGCAGCAAG ATGGAAGGAGTACAGCACTTCAATAAACTCTCTAGACACTATCTCGAATACTTTCTCCTACGCTCTGTTTGGTTCTAAGAAGGTTGCCAGGAGGCAGGCAGACCTGTTCACACGAATGGCCACTCTTGAGGCTCGAGGATCCAAGAGAGGCTTTGTTTTCTTCCTACCTTTTATGTTCTTTGCTTTTGGATTTGTACTCG GAACTGTATACCTTCAACAGTTGGAACCTCTGTATATCATCtctggagtgtgtgtgttctctGTGGCCAGTGGACTGTTCATGTTCCCAGCTATGTACCCCTATTACCAGAGAGCACTTCAg GTGTATTCGTATGAGAAAGCTGATGGCGTGGGTCGGTCTGTTGACCTGGTGCTGCAAGGGTTCATCCGGTTCTCCGCTCTTTCAGTGCTACCAGCCATTATCTCAGCGTCTATTCTCTACCTCATG ttgATCAATGCCCAAGCATACAACGCGCTGGCCTTCCTGCAAGTGGTCCTAGTGAACGTTGCCCTGAGCCAGTGTTGGATCTCCCTCCTCATTGCCCTCATCTGTGCCATCCCCAACACCGCCTTCAGAGTGTCCTCTGGCATCTCAGCAGTAGCAGGGTTCACCAGTGGCTTCTTCATACCAGTGGAGCAACTGGGCTGGTG GTGGCGATGGCTAGTGTACATCAACCCCAACTATTACGCTGTGTCCTCTGTAGCCGTGTTCGTGCTATCCGACTTTCAAGCCCCCTGTCCTGGTTCAGAGTTCGATTGCTTTTTACAATCAGGTACCCAGATCCTACAACAGTTCAACTTTGACCAAGTCAACCCCTACATTCATCTCACG GTTATTCTGTTTTTCACGATCTTCTACCTTTTCCTGGCCATTTTTGCCAACTGGGTTCGCCATACCTCCATCAGCAGCAAACTCAAGAGGTTCAAGGCCATCCTCTTCAG GAAGTCGAGTGACATGTTATCCAAAGAGTTTGATAAGAACCCTGACGAGTTTGCCAGGAGCTTCAGTATGGACGTCTCCTTGGATGATCCCTCCCAGGGCCCGGAGAAAGACCCTGCCGTCATGCTGACCTCACCCCTCTCACCCATCGGGGAGGCTGATGAAGACGATGCCAGTGAAGCCATGACACCACATACCAAG GCTGCAATTAACTGGAGGTCAATGGCTGACCGAACGCTAACGAGACTCGAGGCGGAAGGTGGACTGCACCCTCAGGAGCACCCAGTGATCGAGGAGCAGGAGAAAGCAACTGGCTGGGCCAAAGTGCAGAAGAAAGTACGTATCAATGACGACAGACCACAACGTCCAACAATGATTCCCCTTAAAAGTGAGGACAATGAGAAATCGGCTTACCTCCGTGAAGGTGACTCACATCGGGTGTGGAGGCCAAAGAAGGCTCCTCAGCTAGCTGATCTTGTGAGTGATTTGCTCAAGAAAGAGAAGACCAAACAAAGCAGTGAGCCAAGCGTGTCTGCTACCACACCTGTGGGGCCGAGATTCCTAGCTCTTACTCCCACGGCAGCATCAAGATCTAACTTGAAAGCCAGGCAAAAAACTGTGTTCAATCGAGTCCTAGCCACGCAAGTGTTGCTTCGTGAAACAACTGATGAACTTTTGAAAGAAGACGAAGATCAACAGCTAAAACCACACATTTCATTACTGGAAGCTTCCAAGAAGATTACGGCCAATATCAAAAAGCAACGCTCGGCTGATGAAGATGCAAGAGGTGATGAATTCTCGTCTGTGGTCAGAAGTTGTCTTAATAAAATGAGATCGGGTGACGGGTCGATGGATGCGAGTACACCGAACGATAATTTAGGAGCTAAAGGATTTAGTAATGGCGTACGACGTCGTGGTTCCAAAAAAGGAGCTGTTCCACTGAAGAAATGGAAGCATCTTGCACGTAAAGAAACTCAGGCTCAAATCGGGAAAAACCCTGTGTACGACAGAACAATTTCGGAATATCCTCTCAGGGCAATGCCAGAAACTACTGTTACAAGCCACAAAGCCCTAGGAAGAAGTACCTCTGCCGGTACAGTGCCAGCTGATGAGTCATCATTCGGAATAACACTTGTTGAACCTGGATCTTCATCAGCCCACCCAACAGCAGATTCAACAATAAACATCACTATTACAAATCCAGGTGACACCACACCTCCTGCCCACCAGCTTCTAATGAAGAAGGATTCACACGGGGTGATAAAACCGAGTAAGATGGCGCAGTTGAAAGGTGCCGTGGGTCGCAGAGGAAGTGCTGGTCTCTCTCGGCAGACCCCCATCGATTTAGAAGCTTCTCTGACATCGTCTATCACTCCTCTGATCCAAAACAGAGATTCAGACAGCCCTGAGGGGGTAGAAATGGGCGTAGCATCTGGAACGGGGAAGAGACTGTTGTTGAATGACCCTCCACAGAAGATACTAGGTCGTAGCCCTTCGCCAGACTCACTGGGGAAGAATGTCACTAGCACCATGTTGTAA